The Littorina saxatilis isolate snail1 linkage group LG15, US_GU_Lsax_2.0, whole genome shotgun sequence genome contains a region encoding:
- the LOC138949459 gene encoding uncharacterized protein: MNWPTFVSCFSYRRSGNFTHDVAMKAMKPVGQVVPQFRALYGGSNVSLMVSNELYGEVPDNKQDKCVPLPASTRAMMPLPPVQGDAASCVKASGATALPACELEGDYAEVNSLCGDKPEESGACGGEDTYMDVSEIRRLKAEQGVLKDEAATTRL; encoded by the exons ATGAACTGGCCAACATTTGTTTCCTGTTTTTCTTACAGGCGCTCTGGAAACTTCACACACGATGTGGCGATGAAAGCTATGAAACCCGTTGGCCAAGTTG TGCCACAGTTCAGAGCCTTGTATGGTGGATCCAACGTGAGTCTGATGGTCAGCAACGAACTGTACGGTGAGGTTCCAGACAACAAACAGGACAAGTGTGTGCCCTTGCCTGCTAGTACACGTGCGATGATGCCGCTTCCACCCGTTCAAGGTGATGCCGCCTCTTGTGTCAAAGCGTCTGGTGCTACGGCTTTGCCGGCGTGCGAGCTGG aAGGTGACTATGCTGAAGTCAACAGTTTGTGTGGAGACAAGCCCGAAGAGA GCGGAGCATGTGGCGGGGAGGACACCTACATGGACGTGTCGGAGATCAGGCGACTGAAGGCGGAACAGGGCGTGCTGAAGGACGAAGCTGCTACCACTCGACTGTag